The following proteins come from a genomic window of Solea solea chromosome 3, fSolSol10.1, whole genome shotgun sequence:
- the LOC131455890 gene encoding trichohyalin-like, protein MPGKHSDGFKTGDLVFAKMKGFPHWPARVCKSDNGYKKRVPVFFFGTHQIGNLPPENVVPYVGNKMKYGSGVRIKGFTEGMWEIQNTPGVGSKLKLPGKTNAQTSPAKTTPTKPTSAKKTTPAKPTSSKSTPTKATFASTSAPGEPVPERAVGKRRRPQTEAARQSEPVAKTQTRASLRSAPEKTPESGPAPERTTRNTRSKMDETASSGPPAGGRSQDTAAGDEQEVSVFDCLTLNIVAALAQQEAPPSPAVTPSAEMKLKTTTELKAGPKQTSKNEEEEEEEEERMSAESRGFTRRRRREEEQKKTDGEKTSESRGTKRREEKTGKETSEETKGMKTRRADNEEDKEKTSVESRGVKRRREEEQKKEEEEAKTSKNEGTKRKDEEMKAKQGTKDEGESEESKVMKTRRAEKEEEKQKEERTRESVGTKRTREKMEAGKSEKEDAVTPEEQKGTKKRREETEKEAKKKVQVWVKDGGEEGRKKEGKKTEELKAGVGMATRRAEKEVGEKEGRTGREEKNKQDVDVKKEEVKKGSEEEKRDGTRSAGKETEKGKKEVARREEKEVQRKKHDVEETKKETSGQRKDRGGTKMRSRSAEKESEEEGKKREKAMRREEKEVPTKKRGDVDTKNEERKKTDDERGGTKMKDAGEEGKKKDKDALRSKRDVEAKGDEMKKRTEAGTSGEKSGRGGMKTRRGGDEGRERRRGSRDEERQRHLAAKRESVLTSLRGLLKEGRGAKRREALKSMLKCADAAKKKKTVEMRGTGSQRSGKEMSRKSLTDEKKTMREDHDRMKTVKEKSKTDGEQKTDEKKTSDETRQQKDEEKKEERKIIGKIVKGTGGQGPKVQMKTMMGGAVATTATVEEEKRRKEENVMSRKTEEKKTVEKDKKPEDKRTEKSTEVERKLDGSTEDDKKKSQDEGVKEKKKGEDGKNREEQTEMEKKTRGQKKTEKEKDLEGKKTEKSTEVERKPERAKEDEKKKSQDEGVKEEEDEKNREEQTEAETRTRGQKKTEKVKNPEEKKTEKGTEVEKKPERATEEEEKRSQDEDEKDKKTGEDGESETETEKRTRGQKKTTEKEKNLEDKKTEKSTKPAEDRKEGEKKSQDEDVREKKSGEDEEKKKEEQQRKSETETERRTRGQKKKDEKTEKPNAESHVEDEKTEETTTQSVTAERVETSEKDGDAKPAETRAESRETKSPTKMTLTDSTLHRLHGDIRISLKTDKPDIRKCLTALDQLSMVYVTSQHVQRHSELVATLRKMRCYRASQIIMDKASMLYNRFKNVYLVGEGEEVVSATFLRSLLEDNEREEAQRAELCRDKLMKAELQQEVKEPLGQLEEKEGDDK, encoded by the exons ATGCCTGGAAAACACAGCGACggcttcaaaacaggagacCTGGTGTTCGCCAAGATGAAGGGCTTCCCTCACTGGCCAGCCagg GTCTGTAAGTCAGACAACGGATACAAGAAGCGAGTCCCCGTCTTTTTCTTCGGAACCCATCAGAT AGGTAACCTCCCCCCTGAGAACGTCGTCCCTTACGTCGGGAACAAGATGAAGTACGGCAGTGGCGTTCGCATCAAAGGCTTCACTGAGGGAATGTGGGAGATCCAGAACACGCCGGGAGTCGGGAGTAAATTAAAA TTACCGGGAAAAACCAAcgcacagacgtcacctgcaaaaACTACACCAACAAAACCAACTTCCGCCAAGAAAACTACACCTGCAAAACCGACTTCTTCAAAATCGACACCCACTAAAGCGACTTTTGCCAGCACGTCGGCTCCCGGTGAACCGGTTCCTGAACGGGCGGTCGGTAAACGAAGACGTCCTCAGACTGAAGCTGCGCGCCAGAGTGAACCTGTAGCTAAAACTCAGACGCGAGCGTCGCTAAGATCCGCCCCCGAGAAAACACCCGAGTCTGGACCGGCTCCTGAAAGGACGACGAGAAACACGCGATCCAAGATGGATGAGACGGCTAGCAGTGGGCCACCCGCTGGAGGGAGGAGTCAAGACACCGCAGCAGgagatgaacaggaagtgagtgtttttgattgtttaactttaaatatcgTTGCA gCTCTTGCTCAGCAGGAGGCGCCTCCGAGTCCAGCCGTGACGCCTTCGg CTGAAATGAAACTGAAGACAACGACGGAACTAAAGGCCGGACCAAAGCAAACGTCCAAGaacgaagaggaagaggaggaggaggaggagaggatgtcAGCGGAGAGCCGAGGCttcacgaggaggaggaggagagaggaggagcaaaagaaaacagacgGGGAGAAGACGTCCGAGAGTCGAGGAACGAAAAGACGAGAAGAGAAAACGGGCAAAGAGACATCAGAGGAAACTAAAGGGATGAAGACGAGGAGAGCCGATAACGAGGAGGACAAAGAGAAGACGTCAGTGGAGAGTCGAGGCgtcaagaggaggagagaggaggagcaaaagaaagaggaggaggaggcaaagACGTCCAAGAACGaggggacaaaaagaaaagacgaGGAGATGAAAGCAAAACAGGGAACGAAAGACGAGGGCGAGTCGGAGGAAAGCAAAGTCATGAAGACGAGGAGAgctgagaaagaggaggagaaacaaaaagAGGAGAGGACGAGGGAGAGCGTCGGAACGAAGAGGACGAGGGAGAAGATGGAAGCAGGCAAAAGTGAGAAAGAGGACGCGGTGACGCCAGAGGAGCAGAAAGGGacaaagaagaggagggaggagacggAGAAGGAGGCGAAGAAGAAAGTCCAAGTGTGGGTGaaggatggaggagaggagggaaggaaaaaagaggGGAAGAAGACGGAGGAGTTGAAAGCTGGAGTGGGGATGGCGACgaggagagcagagaaggaGGTAGGAGAGAAGGAAGGGAGGacggggagagaggagaagaataaACAAGATGTGGACGTAAAGAAAGAAGAGGTGAAGAAGGgttcagaggaggagaagagagacgGGACGAGGAGCGCAGGGAAGGAAAcggagaagggaaaaaaagaggtggccaggagagaagagaaggaggtgcAGAGGAAGAAACATGATGTGGAAGAAACGAAAAAGGAGACGAGTGGACAGAGGAAAGATAGAGGAGGGACGAAGATGAGGAGCAGGAGCGCGGAGAAGGAGTCAGaagaggagggaaagaaaagagagaaggcgatgaggagagaggagaaggaggtgccaacaaagaaaagaggagatGTGGACACCAAGAatgaagagaggaagaagacgGACGACGAGAGAGGAGGAACTAAGATGAAGGAtgcaggagaggagggaaagaaaaaagacaaggaTGCGCTGAGGAGCAAACGAGATGTGGAAGCAAAGGGAGACGAGATGAAGAAGAGGACGGAGGCGGGGACGAGTGGAGAGAAGTCGGGAAGAGGAGGGATGAAgacgaggagaggaggagacgagggaagagagaggagaagaggatcTCGGGACGAAGAg CGACAGCGCCACCTGGCAGCCAAGAGGGAGAGCGTGCTGACGTCTCTGAGAGGTCTACTGAAGGAGGGACGAGGAGCAAAGAGGAGGGAGGCGCTGAAGAGCATGtt GAAATGTGCAGACGcagcgaagaagaagaagactgtcGAGATGAgagggacaggaagtcagaggAGCGGGAAAGAGATGTCCAGGAAGTCGCTGACGGACGAGAAGAAGACAATGAGGGAAGACCACGATCGGATGAAGACGGTGAAGGAGAAGAGCAAAACGGACGGAGAACAGAAGACGGACGAGAAGAAAACGAGTGACGAAACGCGGCAGCAGAAGGacgaagaaaagaaagaggagaggaaaataaTCGGAAAGATCGTGAAAGGGACGGGAGGACAGGGACCGAAGGTTCAGATGAAGACGATGATGGGAGGAGCGGTGGCGACGACGGCcactgtggaggaggagaagaggaggaaagaggaaaatgtgATGAGCAGAAAGacggaggagaagaagacgGTGGAGAAAGACAAGAAACCCGAAGATAAACGGACGGAGAAAAGCACCGAGGTCGAGAGGAAACTGGACGGATCGACGGAAGACGACAAGAAGAAGAGTCAGGATGAGGGcgtgaaggagaaaaagaaaggtgAAGATGGGAAGAACCGAGAAGAGCAAACGGAGATGGAGAAAAAGACTAGAGGACAGAAGAAGACGGAGAAAGAGAAGGACCTCGAAGGTAAAAAGACGGAGAAAAGCACCGAGGTCGAGCGGAAACCAGAAAGAGCGAAGGAagacgagaagaagaagagtcaggATGAGGgtgtgaaggaagaagaagatgagaagAACCGAGAAGAGCAAACGGAGGCAGAGACGAGGACGAGAGGACAGAAGAAGACGGAGAAAGTGAAGAATCCtgaagagaaaaagacagaaaagggcACAGAGGTCGAGAAGAAACCAGAAAGAgcgacagaggaggaggagaagaggagtcAGGATGAAGACGAGAAAGACAAGAAGACTGGTGAAGATGGGGAGAGTGAAACGGAGACGGAAAAGAGGACGAGAGGACAGAAGAAGACGACGGAGAAAGAGAAGAATCTTGAAGATAAAAAGACGGAAAAAAGCACAAAACCTGCCGAGGAcagaaaagagggggaaaagaaGAGTCAGGATGAAGAtgtgagagaaaagaagagcGGCGAagatgaggagaagaagaaagaagagcagcagaggaagagtgagacagagacagaaaggagGACgagaggacagaagaaaaaGGACGAGAAGACTGAAAAACCCAACGCGGAATCGCACGTGGAAGACGAGAAAACGGAAGAGACGACGACACAGAGTGTCACGGCGGAGAGAGTAGAGACGTCGGAAAAAGACGGAGACGCTAAGCCTGCGGAGACGAGGGCGGAGTCACGGGAGACGAAGAGTCCGACGAAGATGACGCTCACGGACTCGACGCTGCACAGGCTCCACGGGGACATCAGGATTTCCCTGAAGACGGACAAACCG GACATCAGGAAGTGTCTGACGGCGCTGGATCAGCTCAGCATGGTCTACGTGACGTCGCAGCACGTCCAGAGACACAGCGAGCTCGTGGCCACGCTCAGAAAG aTGCGATGCTACAGAGCCAGCCAGATCATCATGGACAAGGCGTCCATGTTGTACAACCGCTTCAAAAATGTCTACCTGGTGGGGGAGGGCGAGGAGGTGGTGAGCGCAACCTTCCTGCGATCGCTGCTGGAGGACAACGAGCGGGAGGAGGCTCAGAGGGCGGAGCTCTGCCGCGACAAGCTGATGAAGGCGGAGCTTCAGCAGGAAGTGAAGGAACCCTTGGGACAGCTGGAGGAGAAAGAAGGCGATGATAAATGA